One Falsihalocynthiibacter arcticus DNA segment encodes these proteins:
- a CDS encoding LysR family transcriptional regulator: MRNDWDDLRTILFMVRHGSLSSAAQALGVNYTTVSRRIAHAEEQYGTRLFDRLPQGYVPTDAGREAAEFAERMESSETEFRLKVAGREAQLSGSLKVTAPQLLFGRHLATVLDQFLNLHPNVNLSIRASNEVLNLNRREADLAIRISDSPGDTLMGRRLTGQQTASFCTREVYERIEADPAKRVNWLAFSHAMASPLDSYPNGRIRLVFDDMAALLEATKAGLGVARLPLFLGREQNLILVPYLPPQPFLDIWVVAHKDLWANAKVVAFKELLVAFFRKNRALFEVAS; encoded by the coding sequence ATGAGAAACGACTGGGATGATCTGCGCACTATTTTATTTATGGTGCGCCACGGATCTTTGTCCTCCGCAGCACAGGCGTTGGGTGTGAATTATACGACGGTATCGAGGCGAATTGCCCATGCTGAAGAGCAATATGGCACGCGACTTTTTGATCGCCTCCCGCAAGGGTATGTTCCAACCGATGCGGGGCGGGAAGCAGCAGAATTTGCCGAACGGATGGAAAGCTCTGAAACGGAATTTCGTCTCAAGGTCGCGGGACGAGAGGCGCAACTGTCGGGAAGCCTCAAAGTTACGGCACCACAACTTCTGTTCGGTCGTCACCTCGCGACGGTCTTGGATCAGTTCCTAAATCTGCACCCGAATGTGAACCTTTCCATTCGCGCAAGCAATGAGGTGTTGAACCTCAATCGTCGCGAGGCGGACCTTGCAATTAGGATTAGCGATTCCCCCGGTGATACTCTGATGGGGCGGCGATTGACGGGGCAGCAGACGGCATCTTTCTGTACGCGTGAAGTGTATGAACGGATTGAGGCGGATCCAGCAAAACGAGTTAACTGGCTCGCCTTCTCCCACGCTATGGCCTCACCATTGGATTCCTATCCAAACGGCCGTATTAGGCTCGTTTTTGACGATATGGCTGCCTTGTTGGAGGCGACGAAAGCGGGCTTGGGTGTCGCGCGGTTGCCTCTCTTTTTGGGGCGCGAGCAAAACCTCATTTTGGTGCCATATCTTCCACCGCAACCCTTCCTCGACATCTGGGTCGTGGCGCATAAAGATTTGTGGGCCAACGCAAAAGTAGTTGCCTTTAAAGAGCTTCTGGTTGCGTTTTTTCGCAAGAATAGAGCCCTATTTGAGGTCGCGAGTTAG
- a CDS encoding response regulator transcription factor — MTKPLVTILDDEPEIRRMLAEALQEAGYRTASFARATEFEASLKTSSPDVCLVDLGLPDKDGLALVHRLALESGASIIIISGRAQVQDRITGLELGADDYIIKPFDPSEVVARVRARMRSTKPVGRVSETAHFSGWIAQFDSYVLRDKDGVETPFSHAEGEVLRMFLNSPKRLISRAQMQENLGGAAGESFDRAMDVRISRLRTKLREDPKNPQLIKTIYGAGYIFLGDVTWD; from the coding sequence ATGACCAAGCCTCTCGTGACAATTCTCGACGACGAGCCAGAAATCCGCCGCATGCTCGCCGAAGCCCTCCAAGAGGCTGGATACCGCACAGCGAGTTTCGCCAGAGCAACAGAATTTGAAGCCTCTCTAAAAACCTCGTCGCCCGATGTATGCCTCGTTGATTTGGGACTTCCCGACAAGGACGGCCTCGCTTTGGTGCACCGTCTTGCTCTGGAAAGTGGTGCGTCAATCATCATCATTTCTGGCCGCGCGCAGGTTCAGGATCGCATCACGGGTCTCGAACTTGGCGCGGATGATTACATCATCAAACCCTTTGATCCTTCCGAGGTGGTCGCCCGTGTGCGTGCCCGTATGCGGAGCACAAAACCCGTCGGACGTGTTTCCGAGACGGCACATTTCTCGGGGTGGATAGCGCAATTTGACAGTTACGTTTTGCGCGATAAAGACGGTGTAGAAACGCCGTTTTCACATGCAGAAGGCGAAGTCCTGCGCATGTTTCTTAACAGCCCCAAACGCCTTATCTCCCGCGCACAGATGCAGGAAAACCTTGGTGGCGCGGCAGGCGAAAGCTTTGATCGCGCGATGGATGTCCGCATCTCGCGGCTACGTACAAAGCTGCGCGAAGACCCCAAAAACCCTCAGCTTATCAAAACGATTTATGGTGCCGGATACATTTTCCTTGGCGATGTCACTTGGGACTAA
- the fdhF gene encoding formate dehydrogenase subunit alpha: MSDSVSFKLDGRNVVAHEGESIWTVAKREGVDIPHLCHKPAKGYDPDGNCRACMVEIAGERVLAASCVRRPTEGMDVKSESIRAQSARKMVIEILVADQPKQEVAHDKSSEFWKQAALQGVSASRFPKLEKPRIPLLDNSHVAMSVNLDACIQCGLCVRACRDVQVNDVIGMSGRGHDAYPTFDLADPMGDSTCVACGECVQACPTGALMPAAVLDGAQTGDSEDYDSEVASVCPFCGVGCQISLKVKDGRVKFVEGLDGPANEGRLCVKGRFGFDYIHHAHRVTKPLIRRDDAPEKGLNVDPANPLTHFREATWDEALDVAASGLAHLRDTHGGASVAGFGSAKCTNEEAYLFQKMIRQGFGHNNVDHCTRLCHASSVAALIENVGSGAVTATFNEIENADVAIVIGCNPAENHPVAATYFKQFTKRGGKLIVMDPRGQSLSRFATHMLQFRPGADVSLLNAIMHVIVEEGLYDAAYISSMTENWEAEKAHLADFSPEKMADICGIDAQTLRDVARTFAAGKAGMIFWGMGVSQHIHGTDNSRCLISLALMTGNVGKPGAGLHPLRGQNNVQGASDAGLVPMFLPDYQSVTDDGVRSAFTSVWQSGDFSAEKGLTVTEIINDIHAGNTRGMYILGENPAMSDPDVTHARDALAKLEHLVVQDIFVTETANYADVILPASAFAEKIGTVTNTNRQVQMGRPAVAPPGDAREDWWIEVELAKRLGLNWTYTHPSQVFAEMALNMKSLLNITWARLETQNAVTYPSLSPEDPGQAIVFGDGFPRDNNRAKFTPADVIAPDEAPDAEYPMILITGRQLEHWHTGSMTRRSKVLDAVEPEANCSLHPKTLRALGITAGDFIRLTTRRGTVALMARADRAVAEDMVFLPFAFVEAAANILTNSAIDPYGKIPEFKFSAVRAEKVVMSEAL, encoded by the coding sequence ATGTCGGATTCAGTTAGTTTTAAACTCGATGGGCGCAACGTTGTTGCACATGAAGGCGAGAGCATTTGGACCGTTGCAAAGCGTGAAGGCGTGGACATTCCGCATCTGTGTCACAAGCCCGCCAAAGGCTATGATCCCGATGGAAACTGTCGGGCCTGTATGGTCGAAATCGCGGGCGAACGTGTTTTGGCGGCAAGCTGCGTGCGACGCCCGACCGAAGGCATGGATGTAAAATCAGAGTCTATTAGGGCCCAAAGCGCCCGAAAGATGGTGATTGAGATTCTGGTCGCTGACCAACCTAAACAGGAGGTTGCCCACGACAAATCTTCCGAGTTTTGGAAACAAGCTGCGTTGCAAGGTGTGTCCGCGAGCCGTTTTCCCAAGTTGGAAAAACCGCGCATCCCTTTGCTGGATAATTCCCATGTCGCGATGAGCGTGAACCTTGATGCCTGCATACAATGTGGCCTTTGCGTGCGCGCCTGTCGAGATGTTCAGGTTAATGATGTGATCGGCATGTCGGGGCGCGGTCACGACGCCTATCCGACGTTTGATTTGGCCGACCCCATGGGCGATAGCACCTGCGTGGCCTGCGGTGAATGTGTGCAAGCTTGCCCAACTGGGGCGCTTATGCCCGCAGCGGTTTTGGATGGCGCACAGACGGGTGATTCCGAGGATTACGACAGTGAAGTTGCCAGCGTCTGTCCCTTTTGCGGCGTAGGGTGTCAGATTTCCTTGAAAGTCAAAGATGGGCGCGTAAAATTTGTCGAAGGGCTGGACGGGCCAGCAAATGAGGGGCGGCTCTGTGTGAAAGGGCGGTTTGGTTTTGACTATATCCATCATGCGCACCGCGTCACAAAGCCACTGATCCGTCGCGATGACGCCCCAGAAAAGGGCCTCAACGTCGACCCTGCCAATCCCCTCACGCATTTTCGCGAAGCAACATGGGACGAAGCATTGGACGTGGCGGCAAGCGGGTTGGCGCATCTGCGCGATACCCATGGCGGTGCGTCAGTCGCCGGATTTGGCAGCGCGAAATGCACCAACGAAGAAGCCTACTTGTTCCAAAAAATGATCCGCCAAGGATTTGGCCATAATAACGTCGATCACTGCACCCGTCTTTGCCACGCATCCTCGGTGGCGGCTCTCATCGAAAATGTCGGTTCTGGCGCGGTCACGGCCACCTTTAACGAAATCGAAAATGCCGATGTGGCAATTGTGATTGGCTGCAATCCCGCCGAAAACCATCCCGTTGCGGCAACCTATTTCAAGCAGTTCACCAAGCGCGGTGGCAAACTGATTGTGATGGACCCGCGCGGCCAATCCCTAAGCCGTTTTGCAACCCATATGCTCCAGTTCCGTCCCGGTGCGGATGTTTCTCTGCTCAACGCGATTATGCACGTGATCGTTGAGGAAGGCCTGTACGACGCCGCCTATATCAGCAGCATGACCGAGAATTGGGAGGCGGAAAAAGCGCATCTGGCCGATTTTTCACCAGAGAAAATGGCGGATATCTGTGGCATCGACGCCCAAACGCTCCGCGATGTGGCACGAACATTCGCCGCAGGGAAAGCGGGTATGATCTTCTGGGGGATGGGGGTTAGCCAGCATATTCACGGCACGGACAACTCGCGCTGCCTGATTTCATTGGCTCTCATGACGGGAAATGTGGGCAAACCTGGCGCTGGGCTTCACCCCTTACGCGGCCAAAATAACGTGCAAGGTGCTTCGGATGCTGGGCTAGTACCAATGTTCCTCCCCGACTATCAAAGTGTGACGGATGACGGGGTTCGCTCCGCTTTTACCTCGGTTTGGCAGAGTGGCGATTTTAGCGCTGAAAAGGGCCTGACCGTGACCGAAATCATCAACGATATCCACGCGGGCAACACACGAGGAATGTATATTCTGGGTGAAAACCCCGCGATGTCCGATCCAGACGTGACCCACGCCAGAGACGCGCTGGCGAAACTTGAGCATTTGGTCGTTCAGGATATTTTCGTCACCGAAACGGCCAATTATGCGGATGTAATTCTTCCCGCGAGCGCCTTTGCCGAAAAAATCGGGACCGTGACCAACACCAATCGACAAGTCCAAATGGGACGCCCTGCCGTTGCTCCTCCTGGCGATGCGCGCGAAGATTGGTGGATCGAAGTTGAGCTGGCAAAACGATTGGGATTGAATTGGACCTACACGCATCCGAGTCAAGTTTTCGCGGAAATGGCCCTCAATATGAAAAGCCTTTTGAATATCACTTGGGCAAGGTTAGAGACACAAAACGCTGTAACTTACCCCAGCCTCTCGCCTGAAGATCCCGGTCAGGCCATTGTGTTTGGCGATGGTTTCCCGCGCGACAATAACCGCGCCAAATTTACGCCTGCGGATGTGATTGCCCCTGACGAGGCACCAGATGCTGAGTATCCGATGATTTTGATAACGGGTCGACAGTTGGAGCATTGGCATACTGGATCAATGACCCGCCGAAGCAAGGTTTTGGATGCGGTGGAGCCAGAGGCGAACTGTTCCCTGCACCCCAAAACGCTGCGTGCGTTGGGTATTACTGCGGGTGATTTCATTCGATTGACCACTCGTCGCGGAACCGTTGCACTGATGGCGCGGGCGGATCGTGCGGTTGCCGAGGATATGGTGTTTTTACCGTTTGCATTCGTTGAGGCTGCCGCAAATATCCTGACAAATTCAGCGATAGATCCTTACGGAAAAATTCCTGAATTCAAGTTTTCTGCAGTGCGAGCCGAAAAAGTCGTGATGTCGGAGGCGCTCTAA
- a CDS encoding AMP-binding protein, whose protein sequence is MAQTNSALPKAAENLQSIPALLARNLKVFPKSPAFREKEYGIWQTQTWADVAADVEALALGLINIGVNTGDFVAIIGRNRPSLYWSMVAIQATGAIPVPLYNDANAEEMAYVLGHCGARFVIAGDQEQVDKVIQVQEGLKQFEHMIYLDPRGMRKYDHSKLHEFSHVMSQGLAARDELAPELAKRTALLNYDSICVMLYTSGTTGKPKGVVLSNRNIIETSKASSQFDNLNVDDEVLAYLPMAWVGDFIFSIGQAFWTGFCVNCPESPDTMMTDLREIGPTYYFAPPRVFETQLTSVMIRMEDAGKFKQWLFHKCMGLAKRVGPAILDGKDVSSIDRLKYKLGEFLIYGPLKNTLGFSRVRVGYTAGEAIGPEIFEFYRSLGINLKQLYGQTEASVFITQQPDGEVRNDTVGVPSPGVEIRIADTGEVFYRSPGVFVEYLKNPESTAETKDAEGWVATGDAGFIEKKSGHLRIIDRAKDVGKMATGAMFAPKFVENKLKFYPNILEAVVFGAGRDMCTAFINIDLTAVGNWAERNNIAYASYQELAGHPQVLETIRDHIAEANKSIAQDEMLAGCQVHRFLILHKELDADDGEMTRTRKVRRRVIEEKFVDLIDALYDGSDEIFTRTEVTYEDGRKGEISATLSLLDVAVQPLDAKVAAE, encoded by the coding sequence TTGGCCCAAACGAATTCAGCGTTGCCAAAGGCAGCTGAGAACTTGCAATCCATACCTGCGCTTTTGGCGCGGAACCTAAAGGTATTTCCAAAAAGCCCCGCCTTTCGCGAGAAAGAGTATGGCATTTGGCAAACCCAAACATGGGCGGACGTCGCAGCAGATGTTGAGGCATTGGCCCTAGGGCTTATTAATATTGGTGTGAACACGGGCGACTTTGTGGCGATTATCGGTCGCAATCGCCCGAGCCTGTATTGGTCGATGGTTGCGATTCAAGCGACCGGTGCGATCCCCGTTCCCCTTTATAATGACGCAAATGCCGAAGAAATGGCCTATGTTTTGGGGCATTGTGGTGCGCGGTTCGTGATCGCAGGCGACCAAGAGCAGGTCGATAAAGTTATTCAGGTTCAAGAGGGTCTGAAGCAATTTGAGCACATGATTTATCTCGATCCACGGGGAATGCGGAAATACGACCACTCGAAATTGCATGAATTTTCGCACGTGATGTCGCAAGGACTTGCTGCACGTGACGAATTGGCACCTGAACTGGCCAAGCGTACGGCATTGCTTAATTACGACAGCATATGCGTTATGCTCTATACGTCCGGAACGACGGGCAAGCCCAAAGGGGTCGTTCTATCAAACCGCAATATCATCGAAACCTCCAAGGCCTCGTCCCAGTTTGACAATTTGAACGTTGACGATGAAGTGCTCGCATATTTGCCAATGGCATGGGTCGGCGATTTCATCTTTTCTATCGGTCAGGCGTTTTGGACGGGTTTCTGTGTAAATTGCCCAGAAAGCCCCGACACAATGATGACGGATCTTCGCGAGATTGGTCCAACGTATTATTTTGCGCCGCCGCGGGTTTTTGAAACGCAATTAACCAGCGTCATGATCCGGATGGAGGATGCAGGGAAATTTAAACAGTGGCTGTTCCACAAATGCATGGGGTTGGCGAAACGTGTTGGCCCCGCGATTTTGGACGGAAAAGACGTAAGCAGTATTGACCGCCTGAAATACAAATTGGGCGAGTTTCTGATTTATGGGCCGTTGAAAAACACACTTGGCTTTAGCCGCGTTCGCGTGGGTTATACGGCGGGCGAAGCGATTGGGCCGGAAATTTTTGAATTTTATCGCTCCCTCGGCATCAACCTCAAACAACTTTACGGTCAAACCGAAGCCAGCGTGTTCATAACGCAGCAACCCGATGGCGAAGTGCGCAACGATACCGTGGGCGTCCCAAGCCCCGGTGTGGAAATCCGTATTGCCGATACGGGCGAGGTTTTCTATCGCTCGCCAGGTGTTTTTGTTGAGTATCTTAAAAACCCCGAAAGCACGGCGGAAACCAAAGACGCAGAGGGCTGGGTTGCCACAGGCGACGCGGGTTTCATCGAGAAAAAATCCGGCCATTTGCGCATTATCGACCGTGCAAAAGACGTGGGAAAAATGGCGACAGGGGCGATGTTCGCACCGAAGTTTGTTGAGAATAAACTGAAGTTCTATCCCAATATCCTTGAAGCCGTGGTCTTTGGCGCGGGGCGGGACATGTGTACGGCCTTTATCAACATCGACCTAACGGCGGTGGGAAATTGGGCTGAGCGTAACAACATCGCCTATGCTTCTTATCAAGAACTCGCGGGTCACCCCCAAGTCTTGGAAACCATTCGCGATCACATTGCCGAAGCGAACAAAAGCATTGCCCAAGATGAAATGCTCGCGGGATGCCAAGTCCACAGATTTCTAATTTTGCACAAAGAACTCGACGCGGATGATGGCGAGATGACGCGGACGCGCAAAGTGCGCCGTCGGGTTATCGAAGAGAAGTTCGTTGACCTCATTGATGCGCTTTACGATGGTTCGGATGAAATTTTCACCCGCACAGAAGTGACCTACGAAGACGGTCGCAAAGGCGAAATAAGCGCGACACTCTCGCTTTTGGATGTGGCTGTGCAGCCACTAGACGCAAAGGTGGCCGCAGAATGA
- a CDS encoding saccharopine dehydrogenase, with translation MTHLWVRAEQRENEDRVGLTPEGAAELKKAGLRVTVEKSSVRAIPLQGYIDAGCEIAPENSWPTAPSDAIIFGLKELPDDGTPVSHRHIMFGHAYKGQPSGRILLDRFIAGGGTLYDLEYLVDMDGRRVAAFGYWAGFAGAAVSLKCWTAQQRGEACAAVHSYAGKDALLAELGSELRGFTPPVALVIGALGRVGTGAADLCEALGVYVTKWDMAETASGGPFPEVLDHEIFLNCILARPGTPVFVRESAKTAPRKLSVIGDISCDPDSGFSPIKVYDRTTTWEEPALRVATNPVLDVTAIDNLPSMLPVESSMDYASQLLPSLLTLTDLSTGVWARAETTFITHK, from the coding sequence ATGACACATTTATGGGTGCGCGCGGAGCAGCGCGAGAATGAAGATCGTGTTGGCTTGACGCCAGAAGGTGCGGCCGAACTTAAGAAAGCTGGCCTGCGTGTGACGGTGGAAAAAAGCTCCGTACGTGCAATTCCGCTTCAAGGGTACATTGACGCTGGATGCGAAATTGCCCCCGAGAATAGCTGGCCAACAGCGCCGTCCGATGCCATCATTTTCGGCCTCAAAGAGCTTCCTGATGACGGCACCCCCGTATCCCATAGACACATTATGTTCGGTCATGCCTACAAAGGCCAACCCTCTGGCCGTATCCTGTTGGACCGCTTTATCGCCGGTGGCGGAACGCTCTATGATCTTGAATACCTCGTGGACATGGACGGACGTCGTGTTGCGGCCTTTGGTTATTGGGCGGGGTTCGCGGGCGCAGCTGTTAGTCTCAAATGCTGGACAGCCCAACAGCGCGGAGAGGCCTGCGCTGCGGTACACTCATATGCTGGAAAAGACGCACTTTTGGCTGAGTTAGGCTCTGAACTGCGCGGGTTCACACCCCCTGTTGCCCTCGTGATTGGCGCTCTTGGGCGGGTTGGAACGGGGGCTGCGGACCTGTGCGAAGCGCTCGGAGTTTACGTCACAAAATGGGATATGGCCGAAACCGCGTCGGGTGGACCTTTCCCCGAAGTGCTTGACCATGAAATCTTCCTGAACTGCATCCTCGCACGCCCCGGCACACCAGTTTTCGTACGGGAAAGCGCCAAAACCGCGCCCCGCAAACTCTCGGTCATTGGCGACATTTCTTGTGATCCTGACAGCGGTTTTTCACCAATCAAAGTCTATGATCGGACAACCACATGGGAAGAACCGGCTCTGCGAGTCGCGACCAACCCTGTGCTCGATGTAACCGCCATCGACAACCTACCTTCCATGCTGCCGGTCGAAAGTTCGATGGACTATGCGTCCCAATTGCTGCCTTCCCTCTTGACCCTAACTGACCTGTCGACTGGTGTTTGGGCGCGGGCGGAAACTACTTTCATTACACACAAATAG
- a CDS encoding PAS-domain containing protein — translation MIQSKASIARYTQAGLNLIQQALSIYDADLKLVVCNARFQEMFSLPEWLVTPGATFIDTIRYLTERLEYGEVDDVESFVQERVDVALAFEPHYIERVRSNGQVVSIEGAPLPQGGWVTVYTDITPIKRQEALLRARSETLSDQVLSHSEQLGTTNRELAATIGALEQAKRELTEIEARTRLTTEMMPAHIAHLDPDGLYTYSNRRLSSVMPGRPNNILGLHMRVALGEAAYAKTGPYLERALAGEASVFEFTDEVSTRRIRVAFTPDIRENEITGVYILSMDITQETQARAALSQTHKKELAAQMTSGLAHDFANLLTIILGMQAQLARMGLPDDAKELITATQGAARRGGVLLDNIGKMSGPRPMHPAPCDVPNLLREIVVLATPSLGQDVHLTTSQAGLLEPLMLDAGSLQDSLLNLVLNARDAIGANSGRIEITARAEQDTWLEIQVADSGSGFSKEALINGLSPFFTTKGGEGSGLGLSMVYDLTKLAGGQVALENTDGGARVTIKLPLRAAPKTVSPTMVLLVEDSPEIRLSVRDMLISEGHVVIEAETVQEALQLAQLSGVGMVISDISLRGEGTGLELMDKLGALGLTVPKYLMTSRPPNDPLHNIAITRYPVLQKPFDRKQLTAFLAAKDPT, via the coding sequence ATGATACAATCAAAAGCCTCCATCGCGCGCTATACCCAAGCAGGTTTGAACCTTATTCAACAGGCACTTTCGATTTATGATGCCGATTTGAAACTGGTCGTCTGTAACGCGCGCTTTCAGGAAATGTTTAGCCTTCCCGAATGGCTCGTGACCCCCGGAGCGACATTTATCGACACCATTCGATATCTCACCGAGCGCTTGGAATACGGCGAAGTCGATGACGTTGAGAGCTTTGTGCAAGAACGCGTAGACGTGGCGCTCGCCTTTGAGCCCCATTACATCGAACGGGTACGGTCCAACGGTCAAGTTGTCTCCATTGAAGGGGCGCCCCTGCCGCAGGGGGGCTGGGTCACGGTCTATACCGACATCACGCCGATCAAACGCCAAGAAGCCCTTTTACGCGCACGGTCCGAAACCCTCTCGGATCAGGTCTTGAGCCACTCCGAGCAACTCGGAACAACCAACCGCGAATTGGCAGCGACGATCGGTGCGCTTGAGCAAGCAAAACGCGAACTCACCGAAATTGAGGCCCGAACGCGCCTCACGACCGAGATGATGCCAGCGCATATTGCGCATTTGGATCCGGACGGGCTGTACACCTATTCTAATCGGCGCCTGTCGTCGGTGATGCCGGGGCGTCCAAACAATATCCTCGGGTTGCATATGCGCGTGGCCCTCGGCGAGGCCGCCTATGCGAAAACGGGGCCGTATTTAGAGCGCGCGCTTGCAGGCGAAGCCTCTGTGTTTGAATTCACTGATGAAGTCTCTACCCGACGCATTAGGGTCGCATTTACGCCGGATATACGGGAAAATGAGATCACGGGCGTGTACATTCTCTCGATGGATATCACGCAAGAAACCCAAGCCCGCGCAGCGCTTTCCCAAACCCATAAAAAGGAACTCGCCGCTCAAATGACGTCTGGTTTGGCGCATGACTTCGCCAACTTACTGACGATTATTTTGGGTATGCAGGCCCAATTGGCCCGCATGGGTTTACCCGACGACGCCAAAGAGCTGATCACCGCCACTCAAGGAGCGGCCCGACGCGGCGGTGTTTTGCTTGATAACATCGGTAAAATGTCAGGACCGCGCCCAATGCACCCTGCCCCCTGCGATGTTCCCAATCTCTTGCGCGAGATCGTAGTCTTGGCGACTCCGAGCCTCGGTCAAGACGTGCACCTAACCACGTCCCAAGCGGGCCTGTTAGAACCTCTTATGTTAGACGCAGGCTCCCTTCAGGACTCACTGCTCAACTTGGTGCTCAACGCTCGCGATGCAATTGGGGCCAACTCAGGACGCATTGAAATAACCGCGCGAGCCGAACAGGATACGTGGCTCGAGATTCAAGTCGCGGATTCGGGGAGTGGATTTTCAAAAGAGGCTCTAATCAACGGTTTAAGCCCCTTTTTCACCACAAAAGGCGGCGAAGGATCGGGGCTTGGCCTCTCTATGGTTTATGATCTCACCAAGCTAGCGGGTGGGCAAGTGGCCCTGGAAAACACCGATGGAGGCGCGCGCGTCACCATTAAACTTCCGCTCAGGGCCGCACCAAAAACCGTCAGTCCAACCATGGTTCTTCTGGTCGAAGACTCGCCCGAAATTCGCCTCTCTGTACGCGATATGTTGATTTCGGAAGGCCACGTTGTTATCGAAGCCGAAACGGTGCAGGAAGCGTTACAACTCGCTCAACTGTCTGGCGTCGGGATGGTGATTTCCGATATTTCTCTTCGCGGTGAAGGGACGGGCCTCGAACTAATGGATAAATTGGGCGCGTTGGGTCTAACCGTTCCAAAGTATCTCATGACCTCACGCCCCCCAAACGACCCGCTACACAACATTGCGATTACACGCTATCCTGTCCTTCAGAAGCCTTTCGATAGAAAGCAATTAACGGCTTTCCTTGCCGCAAAGGACCCCACATGA
- a CDS encoding ABC transporter ATP-binding protein: MTTNDIGYVTADGRQIGGVMMEMKNITLKFGGVVAIKDISFDIREGEIRAIIGPNGAGKSSMLNVISGFYNPQEGDVLFHGKKRPQMRPYKVAQQGIARTFQNIALFEGMSVLDNVMTGRLTHMKSSLISQAIWWGKAQAEEVANREKVEEIIDFLEIQSIRKTPVGRLPYGLKKRVELARALAAEPKLLLLDEPMAGMNVEEKEDMSRFILDVNDEFGTTIALIEHDMGVVMDLSDRVVVMDYGKKIGDGTPEEVRNNQEVIDAYLGVSHD, translated from the coding sequence ATGACCACGAATGATATCGGATATGTAACCGCAGATGGCCGTCAAATCGGTGGCGTCATGATGGAAATGAAGAACATCACCCTGAAATTCGGCGGTGTTGTTGCGATCAAGGACATCAGTTTTGATATTCGCGAAGGCGAAATCCGCGCGATTATCGGCCCCAATGGAGCGGGCAAGTCGAGCATGCTTAACGTGATCTCTGGGTTCTATAATCCCCAAGAAGGTGACGTGTTGTTTCACGGCAAAAAACGTCCTCAAATGCGCCCGTATAAAGTTGCCCAGCAAGGAATCGCGCGCACATTTCAAAATATCGCCTTGTTCGAGGGCATGAGTGTTTTGGACAACGTCATGACAGGCCGATTAACCCACATGAAATCGAGTCTTATTAGTCAGGCGATTTGGTGGGGCAAGGCGCAGGCCGAAGAAGTTGCCAACCGCGAAAAAGTCGAAGAAATTATCGATTTCCTCGAAATCCAAAGCATCCGCAAAACCCCCGTCGGGCGTCTGCCGTATGGCCTTAAGAAACGGGTTGAGTTGGCACGTGCGCTGGCCGCCGAGCCGAAACTTTTGCTGCTTGATGAACCGATGGCGGGCATGAACGTGGAGGAGAAAGAGGACATGAGCCGCTTTATCCTCGATGTGAACGATGAATTTGGCACAACAATTGCCCTTATTGAGCACGATATGGGCGTGGTGATGGACCTTTCTGACCGCGTTGTTGTGATGGACTACGGCAAGAAAATTGGCGACGGGACACCCGAAGAAGTGCGCAACAATCAAGAAGTGATCGACGCCTATTTGGGGGTCTCCCATGACTAA